One Gossypium raimondii isolate GPD5lz chromosome 3, ASM2569854v1, whole genome shotgun sequence genomic window carries:
- the LOC105794567 gene encoding uncharacterized protein LOC105794567 isoform X2 — MEKPDSTSGCGCSDVYHSIFIDTNLDTHLAMIVSDSETVSDLKKKILYEHPLCFPNIGEIKINALKVKRKGFLYHLSDSMFVKSAFGGVSRSWFLSVDASSAKEHRENHNSIEPDAGNIVSCFGTGINNYSVDVVDLLPVDTAKRLSNVNDAPLPQDRDVCHAKQNSASQQFGFSNSTKENSENLCKEAEHTADSNNQVSFPATNTGSRPKVQSKDVGDDKISEDLQASVATSVLKQKQKTKKRNKYAIHHDSKVNGALVVESGKDALDSGRVLEENLIHNGPSLALNDANLGNQIHVDETSRSLSSDRNKRSTARKRMAVGGINVPGEHSELETNKHKDVAHKDQEHESKEDSFQSQPASKKKRKAEKKDVNDNSLIENGEQVTDLNTATSECTLGQKLENTSAVVDPLNTESVKQNHLSTANASGGKKNRKRQKSNPSQVGSEVSSAKDVHVETFQAVEAIKDKDLGSKGDPVSFLGKRSAGGEISEPGLISSMKMQEVSETNQVPQRNKYAIHYDSKENGALVVESGKDALDSGCVLEENLIHNGPSLALNDANLGSQIHVDETSRSLSSDRNKRSTARKKMADGGINLPGEHSELETNKHKNVAHKNREHESKEDSFQSRPVSKKKRKAEKKDVNDNSLIENGEHATDLNTATSECTLGQKLENTRAVVDPLNAKSVKQNHLSTANASGEKKNRKRQKSNPSQVGSEVSAAKDVHVETFQAVEAIEDKDLGSKGDPVSFLGKRSAGGEISEPGLISSMKMQEVSETNQVPHSGGYNDMDDTNDGNLKSKNEAAQPDVASAIKARDSYDQISSLVDGHPAPVSQEGIDFRKEFGVSRHGNQSGTLEEKIVEPKKSSKKVRKYKKSKDPVGGTEAVDVVHNRGPASDLSPVERPTFVNGDHLSDNAEQGSKTDGKEESKMKKLDCSPSVTDVKADDVIQDVLESLKQCENGPANAEKTDNRPRKRKKKSSTVVAPPELEGEDDVDHRDPTVLVHNVSEVSASSKSTRKTVMLGSNSAVQLNGSDLGSNRDTIKPQYDGRLIEDVVSVDHSKSTRVDNHEIDDPCGNGRVKSQQKHEIVNSGKIIIDKAARKTGVETVVKGKKNSKPGLSSKMLNGNQGKEAKAQAAKSSSIQSQRSSSKVEPSSSNVKSNKPLLTISESAAKEPLQPNKSDKIDSTPKSTQGPINVNSSRSSRDLKKNNPHAVSSSALETPKSTPNLKNGGNGHRLPLDIAKAIESNSRKVGNNLANKKNLLGTTGTIFGHDDKESSDDEDGIGNSDSSAKTPSDSSSSSDSSGNSHVNGSSSPNGSYNSKCEKAGGRDKPKPGSSNPKSMSLHAILRNSSSYKKAKLTASQAIDSQSEEFVPDSQAP; from the exons atggaaaaGCCGGATTCCACCTCCGGTTGCGGTTGTTCCGATGTCTACCACAGTATTTTCATTGATACCAACCTTGATACTCACCTCGCCATGATCGTCTCCGACTCCGAAACCGTTTCCGATCTTAAAA AAAAGATACTGTATGAACACCCGTTGTGCTTTCCCAACATTGGGGAGATAAAGATTAATGCGTTAAAG GTAAAGCGCAAAGGATTTCTTTATCACCTTTCTGATTCCATGTTtgtgaaaagtgcttttggtgGAGTGAGCAGGAGTTGGTTTCTTTCGGTTGATGCCTCGAGTGCTAAAGAGCATAGGGAAAATCATAATTCCATTGAACCTGATGCTGGCAACATTGTATCCTGCTTCGGCACCGGAATTAATAATTATTCGGTTGATGTTGTTGATCTTCTACCTGTTGATACTGCCAAAAGATTGTCCAATGTCAATGATGCACCTTTGCCGCAAGACAGAGATGTCTGTCATGCAAAACAGAATTCTGCATCTCAACAGTTTGGTTTTAGCAATTCCACCAAAGAAAACTCAGAAAATTTGTGTAAGGAAGCTGAACATACAGCTGATAGTAATAATCAGGTTTCGTTCCCTGCTACCAACACGGGGTCAAGGCCAAAGGTACAGTCGAAAGATGTTGGAGATGACAAAATATCTGAAGATCTACAAGCTTCTGTGGCTACATCTGTTTTAAAGCAAAAGCAGAAAActaaaaagagaaacaaatatgCCATCCACCATGATTCTAAAGTAAATGGTGCTTTAGTTGTTGAATCTGGGAAAGATGCATTGGATTCGGGCCGTGTACTTGAGGAAAATTTGATTCATAATGGACCAAGTTTGGCTTTGAATGACGCAAATCTGGGAAACCAAATTCATGTGGATGAAACCTCTCGGAGTTTGTCTTCTGACAGAAATAAGAGGTCAACTGCTAGGAAAAGGATGGCTGTTGGGGGAATAAACGTTCCAGGAGAACATTCTGAATTGGAAACTAATAAACATAAAGATGTTGCTCACAAGGACCAGGAACATGAGTCAAAAGAAGATTCCTTTCAATCTCAGCCTGCATCGAAGAAAAAGCGCAAAGCCGAGAAGAAAGATGTTAATGACaattctttaatagaaaatggAGAACAAGTTACTGATCTCAATACTGCAACCTCTGAGTGCACTTTAGGTCAGAAACTGGAAAATACGAGCGCTGTCGTAGACCCCTTGAATACTGAATCTGTAAAACAAAACCATTTGTCGACGGCCAATGCAAGCGGTGGGAAGAAGAACAGGAAAAGGCAAAAATCAAATCCTAGTCAAGTAGGTAGTGAAGTCTCTTCTGCAAAAGATGTTCATGTGGAAACTTTTCAGGCTGTAGAAGCCATTAAAGACAAAGATTTGGGCAGTAAAGGTGATCCAGTTTCTTTTCTTGGAAAACGTTCTGCAGGTGGAGAAATATCTGAACCTGGTCTGATCTCTTCAATGAAAATGCAGGAAGTTAGTGAAACAAATCAAGTGCCCCAGAGAAACAAATATGCCATCCACTATGATTCTAAAGAAAATGGTGCTTTAGTTGTTGAATCTGGGAAAGATGCGTTGGATTCAGGCTGTGTACTTGAGGAAAATTTGATTCATAATGGACCAAGTTTGGCTTTGAATGATGCAAATCTGGGAAGCCAAATTCATGTGGATGAAACCTCTCGGAGTTTGTCTTCTGACAGAAATAAAAGGTCAACTGCTAGGAAAAAGATGGCTGATGGGGGAATAAACCTTCCAGGAGAACATTCTGAATTGGAAactaataaacataaaaatgttGCTCACAAGAACCGGGAACATGAGTCAAAAGAAGATTCCTTTCAATCTCGGCCTGTATCAAAGAAAAAGCGCAAAGCCGAGAAGAAAGATGTTAATGACaattctttaatagaaaatggAGAACACGCTACTGATCTCAATACTGCAACCTCTGAGTGTACTTTAGGTCAGAAATTGGAAAATACGAGGGCTGTCGTAGACCCCTTGAATGCTAAATCGGTAAAACAAAACCATTTGTCGACCGCCAATGCAAGCGGTGAGAAGAAGAACAGGAAAAGGCAAAAATCAAATCCTAGTCAAGTAGGTAGTGAAGTCTCTGCTGCAAAAGATGTTCATGTGGAAACTTTTCAGGCTGTAGAAGCCATTGAAGACAAAGATTTGGGCAGTAAAGGTGATCCAGTTTCTTTTCTTGGAAAACGTTCTGCAGGTGGAGAAATATCTGAACCTGGTCTGATCTCATCAATGAAAATGCAGGAAGTTAGTGAAACCAATCAAGTGCCCCACTCGGGGG GTTACAATGATATGGATGATACCAATGATGGCAACTTGAAAAGCAAAAATGAAGCAGCCCAACCGGATGTTGCATCAGCAATAAAGGCTAGAGATTCATATGATCAGATTTCCAGCCTTGTGGATGGCCATCCTGCACCTGTTTCACAAGAAGGAATTGATTTCCGGAAAGAATTTGGGGTATCAAGGCATGGAAATCAAAGTGGTACCCTGGAAGAGAAAATTGTGGAACCTAAGAAGTCTTCCAAGAAAGTAAGGAAGTACAAGAAGAGTAAGGATCCTGTTGGAGGGACAGAAGCAGTAGATGTAGTACATAATAGAGGTCCTGCAAGTGATTTATCTCCTGTCGAGCGTCCTACCTTTGTGAATGGTGACCATTTGAGTGATAATGCTGAGCAAGGCAGCAAAACTGATGGAAAAGAGGAatcgaaaatgaaaaaattagacTGTTCGCCTTCAGTTACTGATGTGAAAGCTGACGATGTGATTCAGGATGTGCTGGAGTCCTTGAAGCAATGCGAAAATGGTCCAGCAAATGCAGAAAAAACGGACAACAGAccaaggaaaagaaagaagaaaagttcTACTGTAGTGGCCCCTCCAGAATTGGAAGGAGAGGATGATGTTGATCACCGGGATCCAACAGTCCTAGTTCATAACGTGAGTGAGGTGAGTGCCTCATCTAAATCCACAAGGAAGACTGTGATGCTAGGTTCAAACTCTGCTGTGCAATTGAATGGATCAGATTTGGGATCTAATCGAGATACAATTAAACCACAATATGACGGAAGGCTTATTGAAGATGTTGTCAGTGTAGATCACTCTAAAAGCACTCGTGTAGATAATCATGAAATTGACGACCCCTGTGGAAATGGAAGGGTCAAAAGCCAACAGAAACATGAAATTGTTAATTCTGGTAAGATTATCATTGATAAGGCTGCGCGCAAAACAGGAGTGGAAACTGTGGTGAAAGGAAAAAAGAACTCTAAACCTGGACTATCTTCAAAAATGTTAAATGGGAATCAAGGCAAGGAAGCAAAAGCTCAAGCAGCCAAATCTAGCTCCATCCAATCTCAAAGATCTTCGTCGAAGGTTGAACCAAGTAGCTCCAATGTTAAATCTAATAAGCCACTTTTGACCATTTCTGAAAGTGCGGCAAAAGAACCTCTGCAACCTAATAAATCTGACAAAATTGATTCCACACCTAAAAGTACTCAGGGGCCCATTAACGTCAATTCTTCAAGGTCATCAAgagatttaaagaaaaataacccTCACGCTGTATCAAGCTCCGCCTTGGAAACACCCAAAAGTACTCCTAATCTAAAGAACGGAGGTAATGGGCATCGACTTCCTCTGGATATTGCCAAAGCTATTGAAAGTAATAGCAGGAAAGTTGGAAACAACTTGGCAAATAAGAAGAATTTACTGGGTACCACAGGTACAATATTTGGGCATGATGATAAGGAGAGCTCTGATGACGAAGATGGAATAGGCAATTCGGATTCCAGCGCGAAAACTCCATCTGATAGTTCATCATCATCCGACTCTTCAGGCAACAGTCATGTGAACGGCAGTTCATCACCAAATG GATCTTATAACTCAAAATGCGAAAAAGCTGGTGGAAGAGACAAACCAAAACCAGG ATCTTCTAACCCAAAGAGCATGTCCTTGCATGCAATCCTTCGCAATTCAAGCAGTTACAAGAAGGCTAAACTAACAGCCTCTCAAGCCATTGATAGCCAGTCTGAAGAATTTGTTCCAGACAGTCAGGCACCATAG
- the LOC105794567 gene encoding uncharacterized protein LOC105794567 isoform X1: protein MEKPDSTSGCGCSDVYHSIFIDTNLDTHLAMIVSDSETVSDLKKKILYEHPLCFPNIGEIKINALKVKRKGFLYHLSDSMFVKSAFGGVSRSWFLSVDASSAKEHRENHNSIEPDAGNIVSCFGTGINNYSVDVVDLLPVDTAKRLSNVNDAPLPQDRDVCHAKQNSASQQFGFSNSTKENSENLCKEAEHTADSNNQVSFPATNTGSRPKVQSKDVGDDKISEDLQASVATSVLKQKQKTKKRNKYAIHHDSKVNGALVVESGKDALDSGRVLEENLIHNGPSLALNDANLGNQIHVDETSRSLSSDRNKRSTARKRMAVGGINVPGEHSELETNKHKDVAHKDQEHESKEDSFQSQPASKKKRKAEKKDVNDNSLIENGEQVTDLNTATSECTLGQKLENTSAVVDPLNTESVKQNHLSTANASGGKKNRKRQKSNPSQVGSEVSSAKDVHVETFQAVEAIKDKDLGSKGDPVSFLGKRSAGGEISEPGLISSMKMQEVSETNQVPQRNKYAIHYDSKENGALVVESGKDALDSGCVLEENLIHNGPSLALNDANLGSQIHVDETSRSLSSDRNKRSTARKKMADGGINLPGEHSELETNKHKNVAHKNREHESKEDSFQSRPVSKKKRKAEKKDVNDNSLIENGEHATDLNTATSECTLGQKLENTRAVVDPLNAKSVKQNHLSTANASGEKKNRKRQKSNPSQVGSEVSAAKDVHVETFQAVEAIEDKDLGSKGDPVSFLGKRSAGGEISEPGLISSMKMQEVSETNQVPHSGAGYNDMDDTNDGNLKSKNEAAQPDVASAIKARDSYDQISSLVDGHPAPVSQEGIDFRKEFGVSRHGNQSGTLEEKIVEPKKSSKKVRKYKKSKDPVGGTEAVDVVHNRGPASDLSPVERPTFVNGDHLSDNAEQGSKTDGKEESKMKKLDCSPSVTDVKADDVIQDVLESLKQCENGPANAEKTDNRPRKRKKKSSTVVAPPELEGEDDVDHRDPTVLVHNVSEVSASSKSTRKTVMLGSNSAVQLNGSDLGSNRDTIKPQYDGRLIEDVVSVDHSKSTRVDNHEIDDPCGNGRVKSQQKHEIVNSGKIIIDKAARKTGVETVVKGKKNSKPGLSSKMLNGNQGKEAKAQAAKSSSIQSQRSSSKVEPSSSNVKSNKPLLTISESAAKEPLQPNKSDKIDSTPKSTQGPINVNSSRSSRDLKKNNPHAVSSSALETPKSTPNLKNGGNGHRLPLDIAKAIESNSRKVGNNLANKKNLLGTTGTIFGHDDKESSDDEDGIGNSDSSAKTPSDSSSSSDSSGNSHVNGSSSPNGSYNSKCEKAGGRDKPKPGSSNPKSMSLHAILRNSSSYKKAKLTASQAIDSQSEEFVPDSQAP from the exons atggaaaaGCCGGATTCCACCTCCGGTTGCGGTTGTTCCGATGTCTACCACAGTATTTTCATTGATACCAACCTTGATACTCACCTCGCCATGATCGTCTCCGACTCCGAAACCGTTTCCGATCTTAAAA AAAAGATACTGTATGAACACCCGTTGTGCTTTCCCAACATTGGGGAGATAAAGATTAATGCGTTAAAG GTAAAGCGCAAAGGATTTCTTTATCACCTTTCTGATTCCATGTTtgtgaaaagtgcttttggtgGAGTGAGCAGGAGTTGGTTTCTTTCGGTTGATGCCTCGAGTGCTAAAGAGCATAGGGAAAATCATAATTCCATTGAACCTGATGCTGGCAACATTGTATCCTGCTTCGGCACCGGAATTAATAATTATTCGGTTGATGTTGTTGATCTTCTACCTGTTGATACTGCCAAAAGATTGTCCAATGTCAATGATGCACCTTTGCCGCAAGACAGAGATGTCTGTCATGCAAAACAGAATTCTGCATCTCAACAGTTTGGTTTTAGCAATTCCACCAAAGAAAACTCAGAAAATTTGTGTAAGGAAGCTGAACATACAGCTGATAGTAATAATCAGGTTTCGTTCCCTGCTACCAACACGGGGTCAAGGCCAAAGGTACAGTCGAAAGATGTTGGAGATGACAAAATATCTGAAGATCTACAAGCTTCTGTGGCTACATCTGTTTTAAAGCAAAAGCAGAAAActaaaaagagaaacaaatatgCCATCCACCATGATTCTAAAGTAAATGGTGCTTTAGTTGTTGAATCTGGGAAAGATGCATTGGATTCGGGCCGTGTACTTGAGGAAAATTTGATTCATAATGGACCAAGTTTGGCTTTGAATGACGCAAATCTGGGAAACCAAATTCATGTGGATGAAACCTCTCGGAGTTTGTCTTCTGACAGAAATAAGAGGTCAACTGCTAGGAAAAGGATGGCTGTTGGGGGAATAAACGTTCCAGGAGAACATTCTGAATTGGAAACTAATAAACATAAAGATGTTGCTCACAAGGACCAGGAACATGAGTCAAAAGAAGATTCCTTTCAATCTCAGCCTGCATCGAAGAAAAAGCGCAAAGCCGAGAAGAAAGATGTTAATGACaattctttaatagaaaatggAGAACAAGTTACTGATCTCAATACTGCAACCTCTGAGTGCACTTTAGGTCAGAAACTGGAAAATACGAGCGCTGTCGTAGACCCCTTGAATACTGAATCTGTAAAACAAAACCATTTGTCGACGGCCAATGCAAGCGGTGGGAAGAAGAACAGGAAAAGGCAAAAATCAAATCCTAGTCAAGTAGGTAGTGAAGTCTCTTCTGCAAAAGATGTTCATGTGGAAACTTTTCAGGCTGTAGAAGCCATTAAAGACAAAGATTTGGGCAGTAAAGGTGATCCAGTTTCTTTTCTTGGAAAACGTTCTGCAGGTGGAGAAATATCTGAACCTGGTCTGATCTCTTCAATGAAAATGCAGGAAGTTAGTGAAACAAATCAAGTGCCCCAGAGAAACAAATATGCCATCCACTATGATTCTAAAGAAAATGGTGCTTTAGTTGTTGAATCTGGGAAAGATGCGTTGGATTCAGGCTGTGTACTTGAGGAAAATTTGATTCATAATGGACCAAGTTTGGCTTTGAATGATGCAAATCTGGGAAGCCAAATTCATGTGGATGAAACCTCTCGGAGTTTGTCTTCTGACAGAAATAAAAGGTCAACTGCTAGGAAAAAGATGGCTGATGGGGGAATAAACCTTCCAGGAGAACATTCTGAATTGGAAactaataaacataaaaatgttGCTCACAAGAACCGGGAACATGAGTCAAAAGAAGATTCCTTTCAATCTCGGCCTGTATCAAAGAAAAAGCGCAAAGCCGAGAAGAAAGATGTTAATGACaattctttaatagaaaatggAGAACACGCTACTGATCTCAATACTGCAACCTCTGAGTGTACTTTAGGTCAGAAATTGGAAAATACGAGGGCTGTCGTAGACCCCTTGAATGCTAAATCGGTAAAACAAAACCATTTGTCGACCGCCAATGCAAGCGGTGAGAAGAAGAACAGGAAAAGGCAAAAATCAAATCCTAGTCAAGTAGGTAGTGAAGTCTCTGCTGCAAAAGATGTTCATGTGGAAACTTTTCAGGCTGTAGAAGCCATTGAAGACAAAGATTTGGGCAGTAAAGGTGATCCAGTTTCTTTTCTTGGAAAACGTTCTGCAGGTGGAGAAATATCTGAACCTGGTCTGATCTCATCAATGAAAATGCAGGAAGTTAGTGAAACCAATCAAGTGCCCCACTCGGGGG CAGGTTACAATGATATGGATGATACCAATGATGGCAACTTGAAAAGCAAAAATGAAGCAGCCCAACCGGATGTTGCATCAGCAATAAAGGCTAGAGATTCATATGATCAGATTTCCAGCCTTGTGGATGGCCATCCTGCACCTGTTTCACAAGAAGGAATTGATTTCCGGAAAGAATTTGGGGTATCAAGGCATGGAAATCAAAGTGGTACCCTGGAAGAGAAAATTGTGGAACCTAAGAAGTCTTCCAAGAAAGTAAGGAAGTACAAGAAGAGTAAGGATCCTGTTGGAGGGACAGAAGCAGTAGATGTAGTACATAATAGAGGTCCTGCAAGTGATTTATCTCCTGTCGAGCGTCCTACCTTTGTGAATGGTGACCATTTGAGTGATAATGCTGAGCAAGGCAGCAAAACTGATGGAAAAGAGGAatcgaaaatgaaaaaattagacTGTTCGCCTTCAGTTACTGATGTGAAAGCTGACGATGTGATTCAGGATGTGCTGGAGTCCTTGAAGCAATGCGAAAATGGTCCAGCAAATGCAGAAAAAACGGACAACAGAccaaggaaaagaaagaagaaaagttcTACTGTAGTGGCCCCTCCAGAATTGGAAGGAGAGGATGATGTTGATCACCGGGATCCAACAGTCCTAGTTCATAACGTGAGTGAGGTGAGTGCCTCATCTAAATCCACAAGGAAGACTGTGATGCTAGGTTCAAACTCTGCTGTGCAATTGAATGGATCAGATTTGGGATCTAATCGAGATACAATTAAACCACAATATGACGGAAGGCTTATTGAAGATGTTGTCAGTGTAGATCACTCTAAAAGCACTCGTGTAGATAATCATGAAATTGACGACCCCTGTGGAAATGGAAGGGTCAAAAGCCAACAGAAACATGAAATTGTTAATTCTGGTAAGATTATCATTGATAAGGCTGCGCGCAAAACAGGAGTGGAAACTGTGGTGAAAGGAAAAAAGAACTCTAAACCTGGACTATCTTCAAAAATGTTAAATGGGAATCAAGGCAAGGAAGCAAAAGCTCAAGCAGCCAAATCTAGCTCCATCCAATCTCAAAGATCTTCGTCGAAGGTTGAACCAAGTAGCTCCAATGTTAAATCTAATAAGCCACTTTTGACCATTTCTGAAAGTGCGGCAAAAGAACCTCTGCAACCTAATAAATCTGACAAAATTGATTCCACACCTAAAAGTACTCAGGGGCCCATTAACGTCAATTCTTCAAGGTCATCAAgagatttaaagaaaaataacccTCACGCTGTATCAAGCTCCGCCTTGGAAACACCCAAAAGTACTCCTAATCTAAAGAACGGAGGTAATGGGCATCGACTTCCTCTGGATATTGCCAAAGCTATTGAAAGTAATAGCAGGAAAGTTGGAAACAACTTGGCAAATAAGAAGAATTTACTGGGTACCACAGGTACAATATTTGGGCATGATGATAAGGAGAGCTCTGATGACGAAGATGGAATAGGCAATTCGGATTCCAGCGCGAAAACTCCATCTGATAGTTCATCATCATCCGACTCTTCAGGCAACAGTCATGTGAACGGCAGTTCATCACCAAATG GATCTTATAACTCAAAATGCGAAAAAGCTGGTGGAAGAGACAAACCAAAACCAGG ATCTTCTAACCCAAAGAGCATGTCCTTGCATGCAATCCTTCGCAATTCAAGCAGTTACAAGAAGGCTAAACTAACAGCCTCTCAAGCCATTGATAGCCAGTCTGAAGAATTTGTTCCAGACAGTCAGGCACCATAG